A genomic region of Colletotrichum destructivum chromosome 5, complete sequence contains the following coding sequences:
- a CDS encoding Putative aminoglycoside phosphotransferase, protein kinase-like domain superfamily, translated as MSAAKCDLFPDEKTLGTIFSGVDVKPADCNIISHTFDTCTFSIHPDTAALPGYPKDLLVRLEASSGRILHQIAAIQKLAQVQIPDLVPHVVVVGTTTTEDGRRVEYAVSEYFTGTIPLKEVWDTLGPDDQMHLVDSVASAMEKLQMIDHDIHEAGTQPGNAPIGGPRRGYFPEIKHFLRGILQESEPISRNCTLREADGGGVILESAFADIGRVELTNADLDDLKRHVVFCHNDLEPRNILVRPRLAERVSPRYDLAAIVDWEMAGFYPFAYEYGLKDNVLGLSNLSLSWYSLFKKRASRLLPQNQCHSKLIQALRVINQSKRRSMTRNVGVRFQEKWVAAHSIEPSLDIRRGWVRKPDIKAPVNFTKGDNENLELEVLRELGHV; from the coding sequence ATGTCGGCTGCAAAATGTGATCTATTTCCGGACGAGAAAACCCTGGGAACCATTTTCTCAGGCGTTGACGTCAAGCCCGCCGACTGCAACATCATCTCCCACACGTTCGACACATGCACATTCAGCATCCACCCCGACACCGCCGCTCTCCCCGGTTATCCAAAGGACCTTCTTGTCCGGCTGGAAGCCTCGTCAGGACGTATTTTGCACCAGATAGCGGCCATTCAGAAGCTCGCGCAAGTTCAAATACCCGATCTCGTCCCTCACGTCGTGGTTGTTGGTACCACGACGACCGAGGACGGGAGACGGGTTGAGTACGCCGTGTCGGAGTACTTCACAGGAACCATTCCACTTAAGGAGGTATGGGACACTCTTGGTCCAGACGATCAGATGCACTTAGTGGATTCCGTGGCTTCTGCCATGGAGAAGCTTCAGATGATAGACCACGATATCCATGAAGCTGGCACGCAACCCGGCAATGCGCCAATCGGCGGCCCGCGGCGCGGATATTTCCCTGAAATCAAGCATTTCCTAAGAGGAATCCTCCAAGAAAGCGAACCAATTTCACGCAACTGTACTCTTCGGGAGGCCGATGGGGGTGGTGTCATACTCGAATCGGCGTTTGCAGACATCGGCCGGGTCGAGTTGACAAACGcagacctcgacgacctcaagCGCCACGTCGTCTTCTGCCACAACGACCTCGAGCCACGCAACATCCTCGTCAGACCGCGCTTAGCAGAGAGGGTGAGCCCACGCTACGATCTGGCCGCCATTGTCGACTGGGAGATGGCGGGCTTTTACCCCTTTGCCTACGAATACGGGCTCAAAGAcaacgtcctcggcctctccAATCTTTCGCTCAGCTGGTATTCCTTATTCAAAAAGCGGGCCTCTCGCCTGTTGCCTCAGAACCAGTGCCATTCAAAGTTGATACAAGCCCTTCGGGTCATTAATCAGTCGAAAAGGAGAAGTATGACAAGGAACGTCGGCGTCCGGTTCCAGGAGAAGTGGGTGGCGGCTCACAGCATAGAGCCATCTCTGGATATTCGTCGCGGCTGGGTTCGTAAGCCTGATATCAAGGCTCCTGTCAACTTCACAAAAGGAGACAACGAAAATCTTGAGCTAGAGGTTCTGAGGGAATTAGGCCATGTTTGA
- a CDS encoding Putative AAA+ ATPase domain, ABC transporter type 1, transmembrane domain-containing protein: MSARGKLTTFIQFYGYNTARRMASNAVCPPGSDNQFGPRVDFGCRHFDFTLLFEDVIFHVLPSAVFLFLVPFRVYSLWRAPVKLATYRLALWKLGPLTVLAALHLALLIVQTKTPALRTDVSLAAGVLNFIAVLAATFHSYLEDQHSIRPSDLLILYFSASVFLSLPRLRTLWLVSSAGAPKVLWTVILALTTLIVPLESVSKRKFLRPPYETLTKEEETGFWGRSFFTWLLPFFRLGYSRIIHIRDIPDVDADLTGEVAGEKLERAWARRKGRKHHALFRANCAAYRGTLILGVVTRLCLTAFTFCQPFLITATVRFMQTPKTPQSERYGQALVGACLLTYLGLAVSRAAFSRQQHRFTTMVRAGLTSVVFRQTVSLRADDLKDNAAVTLMGTDIERIVTTFVNLHQVWAAVLEVGIAIFLLQRQVAAASVVPVVISIVCALGVIPISKTIGKAQTVWIECLQKRVAVTASMLGDMKAIKMLGLPDVLSTVITELRRIELSGSEKFRKLLLAQILVSVFPIELAPFATFVIYSIIAVTTKEQTLTTTSAFTALSLINLLTEPLLMFCQVVPSIVQGLACFKRIEEFCLKDSGVKSGEIIHSGSEIDVSAKSGVELESQHLQLKSGDALVVFHGAKISWSPDSDLVFKNLTLTIKRGTTMITGPVGSGKSCLLESILGETSIGAGTRTFTAHSAAYCPQTPWMMNNTIRHNITGGLEHEPKWLEQVLWLCSLTEDIKNMPEGDLYNVGTNGVGLSGGQRQRIALARAVYSRHRVLILDDIFSGLDSKSVSQISARLFGIDGHFHRSGLSVVLATHTRVLLHHADEVVVLNGGEVTSQGPYTQVLTESSSIVTKAETESEDVSGEADVAVDELVKPMHVQTSLDSEEGRLRQNGSWSVYKYYFERAGWVVISLFILSSFTEAFCSGFTTIWFQWWVEANEKRPNDNLGKYLGVYALLFTVTCIAMCVECWLLFIRIISSTALGLHADLLRTSLRAPLSFFQSTDTGSITNRFSQDLNLVDTTLPSNAINFVSNACACIVRLVILCVMGKYLATSVPLLVGVLFFVQRYYLRTSRQVRLLDIEAKAPIYTHFLESLKGVTTIRAYKWQGGFKDRNTELLNTSQKPHYVLACIQMWLALVLDLVVGVLALIIVAMATSLIDTFSPGAVGVAMVLVLGFNTSLAMTIKNWTALETSIGAVARVREFAETTPSEVRDLGDAGVPPSGWPLRGGITFENTTARYTEDGEGTLKGLSLSISPGQKVAVCGPSGSGKTSLVLSLLQMIEVTDGKVLVDDVDLADLGRAEVRSRINVIPQEPFFMPGTVRFNLDPHSRASDEDLGAALDKVGLLGKIGMVGGLDGDLNADGFSVGERQLLALTRALISKSQILILDEATSSVDQDTEAKMQSIVESEFSQQTVIAVIHRLRYIEQYDKVLLLKRGEVVRWGSPKELLEVDTEFKEFAEAIQISH; encoded by the exons ATGTCAGCGAGAGGAAAACTCACAACATTCATCCAGTTCTACGGCTATAATACTGCGAGAAGAATGGCAAGCAACGCCGTCTGCCCGCCGGGCAGCGACAACCAATTTGGGCCGCGTGTAGACTTCGGCTGCCGTCATTTTGACTTTACCCTCCTATTCGAGGATGTCATCTTCCATGTGCTCCCTTCGGCGGTGTTCTTGTTTCTGGTACCGTTTCGGGTTTACTCACTCTGGCGCGCGCCGGTGAAGTTGGCAACTTACAGGCTTGCGTTGTGGAAATTG GGTCCATTGACCGTGTTGGCGGCACTTCACTTGGCGTTGCTCATCGTACAAACCAAGACACCAGCTCTTCGCACAGATGTATCCCTCGCAGCAGGAGTCCTCAACttcatcgccgtcctcgcaGCGACATTCCACTCCTACCTCGAAGACCAACACTCCATTCGCCCATCAGACCTTCTCATACTCTACTTCTCTGCCTCTGTATTTCTCTCCTTACCCCGTCTGAGAACCTTGTGGCTGgtctcctccgccggcgcGCCAAAGGTGCTATGGaccgtcatcctcgccctcacGACCCTTATAGTTCCCCTCGAATCCGTCAGCAAGAGGAAGTTCCTGCGGCCCCCGTACGAAACTCTCACaaaggaggaagagacaGGCTTCTGGGGCCGCAGCTTTTTCACGTGgctcctccccttcttccgctTAGGTTACTCGCGTATAATCCATATCCGGGACATTccggacgtcgacgccgacctcaCGGGCGAAGTGGCCGGAGAGAAACTGGAGAGGGCTTGGGCGAGGCGGAAGGGCCGCAAACACCACGCACTGTTCCGGGCGAACTGCGCGGCGTACCGCGGGaccctcatcctcggcgtcgtcacgCGCCTCTGCCTCACCGCCTTCACTTTCTGCCAACCCTTCCTCATCACGGCGACCGTAAGGTTCATGCAGACGCCCAAGACGCCCCAGTCGGAGAGATACGGTCAGGCGCTGGTCGGCGCGTGCCTGCTCACGtatctcggcctcgccgtctcccgcgcggccttctcgaggcagcagcaccgcTTCACGACCATGGTCCGGGCGGGGCTGACGTCCGTGGTGTTCAGGCAGACCGTCTCGCTGAGGGCGGATGACCTTAAGGACAACGCGGCCGTGACGCTGATGGGCACCGACATCGAGCGCATCGTGACCACTTTTGTTAATCTTCATCAAGTGTGGGCTGCTgttctcgaggtcggcatTGCCATTTTCCTCCTCCAACGCCAGGTAGCGGCGGCATCCGTTGTCCCCGTCGTTATTTCAATCG TCTGCGCTCTCGGCGTCATCCCCATCTCCAAGACCATCGGGAAAGCCCAGACGGTCTGGATCGAGTGCCTCCAAAAGCGGGTGGCTGTCACCGCTTCCATGCTTGGTGACATGAAGGCGATCAAGATGCTGGGTCTGCCGGACGTGCTGTCCACCGTCATCACTGAGCTGCGACGCATCGAACTGAGCGGCTCAGAAAAGTTCCGGAAGCTGCTCCTTGCCCAGATCCTTGTTT CTGTCTTCCCCATCGAACTCGCCCCGTTCGCGACGTTCGTTATCTATagcatcatcgccgtcaccaccaagGAACAGACCCTGACAACCACCAGCGCCTTCACGGCTCTGTCTCTCATCAATCTTTTGACGGAGCCGCTGCTCATGTTCTGTCAGGTTGTTCCCAGCATTGTTCAGGGCCTTGCCTGCTTCAAGCGCATCGAGGAATTTTGCCTGAAGGATTCGGGCGTGAAATCAGGCGAGATTATCCATTCGGGCTCGGAAATCGACGTCTCTGCCAAaagcggcgtcgagcttgagTCTCAACATTTGCAGCTCAAATCAGGAGACGCACTTGTTGTCTTCCATGGCGCCAAGATTTCATGGTCCCCAGACTCTGATTTGGTCTTCAAGAACCTTACCCTGACCATCAAACGCGGAACCACCATGATCACTGGCCCTGTTGGGAGCGGAAAGTCTTGCCTCCTTGAGAGTATACTTGGCGAGACCTCGATTGGCGCCGGGACCAGAACATTCACGGCCCACAGTGCCGCCTACTGCCCGCAGACGCCTTGGATGATGAACAACACCATCCGGCACAACATCACCGGCGGCTTAGAGCACGAACCAAAGTGGCTTGAGCAGGTACTCTGGTTGTGCTCCCTGACGGAAGACATCAAGAACATGCCCGAAGGTGACTTGTACAATGTTGGAACCAACGGAGTCGGGTTGAGTGGAGGCCAGCGACAACGTATT GCTTTAGCTCGTGCCGTGTACTCCAGACATCGGGTTCTCATCCTCGATGACATCTTCAGCGGGCTCGACTCGAAGAGCGTCAGCCAGATTTCGGCTCGCCTTTTCGGCATTGACGGCCACTTTCACCGGAGTGGCCTCTCGGTGGTGCTGGCCACCCACACTC gtGTTTTACTTCACCACGCAGACGAAGTGGTCGTTCTTAACGGCGGCGAGGTAACAAGCCAGGGCCCATACACGCAAGTTCTCACCGAGTCGTCCAGCATCGTTACCAAAGCAGAAACGGAAAGTGAAGACGTCAGTGGCGAAGCAGATGTAGCAGTCGATGAGCTAGTGAAGCCCATGCATGTGCAAACTTCATTGGACTCTGAGGAAGGCCGCCTGCGCCAGAACGGATCCTGGTCCGTTTACAAGTACTACTTCGAGCGTGCTGGGTGGGTTGTAATTTCACTGTTTATACTCTCCAGTTTTACGGAAGCGTTCTGCAGCGGTTTCACAA CCATCTGGTTCCAGTGGTGGGTGGAAGCCAACGAGAAACGACCAAACGATAACCTCGGCAAGTACCTCGGGGTTTACGCCCTCTTGTTTACTGTGACGTGTATTGCGATGTGCGTTGAATGTTG GTTGCTCTTCATCCGCATCATCAGCTCAACGGCCCTAGGCCTGCATGCCGACCTTTTACGAACCAGTCTGAG GGcgcccttgagcttctttCAGTCGACGGACACTGGCTCTATTACCAACAG ATTCAGCCAGGATTTGAACCTCGTTGACACGACCCTGCCCTCGAATGCTATCAATTTCGTGTCGA ATGCCTGCGCATGCATTGTCAGGCTAGTCATACTCTGCGTCATGGGAAAATACCTGGCCACCTCGGTCCCTCTGCTCGTAGGAGTGCTATTCTTCGTACAGCGATACTACCTCCGCACATCCCGCCAAGTGCGtctcctcgacatcgaggccaaggcgcCCATTTACACGCACTtcctcgagagcctcaagGGCGTGACCACCATCCGCGCCTACAAGTGGCAGGGCGGATTCAAGGACCGCAACACGGAGCTGCTGAACACGTCCCAGAAGCCGCACTACGTGCTCGCATGCATCCAGATGTGGCTGGCCCTCGTTCTGGACCtagtcgtcggcgtcctggcgctcatcatcgtcgccatggcgACGTCCCTGATCGATACCTTCTCCCCAGGGGCGGTGGGCGTCGCAatggtgctggtgctggggtTCAACACCAGCCTGGCGATGACGATCAAGAACTGGACCGCGCTGGAGACGTCCATCGGGGCCGTGGCCAGGGTGAGGGAGTTTGCggagacgacgccgtcggaGGTGCGAgatctcggcgatgccggcgttCCCCCGTCCGGGTGGCCGCTAAGGGGCGGCATCACGTTCGAAAACACCACCGCCAGGTACACGGAAGACGGTGAGGGCACTCTCAAGGGCCTAtccctctccatctccccgGGCCAAAAGGTCGCCGTGTGCGGGCCGTCCGGTAGCGGCAAGACgtccctcgtcctctccctGCTGCAGATGATCGAGGTGACCGACGGCAaggtgctcgtcgacgacgtcgacctcgccgacctgggAAGGGCGGAAGTGCGCTCGCGAATCAACGTCATCCCGCAGGAGCCCTTCTTCATGCCGGGCACCGTCCGCTTCAACCTAGACCCCCACTCCCGCGCGAGCGACGAAGATCTTGGGGCGGCGCTGGACAAGGTCGGCCTCCTGGGGAAGATCGGCATGGTGGGCGGGCTGGACGGCGACCTGAACGCCGACGGCTTCTCGGTGGGCGAAAGGCAGCTGCTGGCTCTGACGAGAGCGTTGATTTCCAAGAGCCAGATCCTGATTCTAGACGAGGCTACAAGCAG CGTTGATCAGGATACGGAGGCCAAGATGCAGAGCATCGTTGAGAGCGAGTTCTCCCAGCAgaccgtcatcgccgtcatccatAGGCTGAGGTACATTGAGCAGTATGACAAGGTGCTGCTCCTTAAGCGAGGGGAGGTTGTGAGGTGGGGTTCGCCAAAAGAACTTCTCGAGGTGGACACGGAGTTCAAAGAGTTTGCGGAGGCTATTCAGATTTCGCACTGA